The genomic DNA TATTGGAGTATACCGCGGATGCCATACCTGCGCGCCGGTGGCCTCAACGGCGAATAGGACAGGGTGCTTCAGTGTAACCTGACTTCCCGAAAGAAATACCACCACGACTTGCCGGCCCAGGGCGGTCTCGACTGCACATCTGGTCACCCTGAAGACACCAATTTCGTCTCAACTACCCCAAACCTAGGCACCACCCTCAATAGGAGTTCAAAGCGGAGCTACCTGGCAAGCAGCGTCCAGTCGACTAACGCGGGATGTACGACGTCCAAGTTCACAAGCCGTGCGCGGTGCCGGTAAGTGTGCTCCCAGCGGGTAGCCTACGACGACTGTCGTGGGCCAACGTTGTCCAAGATTCGCGCCCGCGTACAGCTTTCACTGTACTTCGTTGAAACGCGGGAAAAGTGCACCGATAATTACGGGCCGACGCTATCTGCTTCCGTATAAACATGCCAATGCCGCCGGAAGTCGTTCATCTCGTGCACCGCGCGATAACCGCGACAGTTGACAGGACACGCAAGCACTGTCAGCTTTTAACGGCTTTTACACTTTGTCAAAGACCTTTCTACGATTCGTTCTGAGCATTTACATTTATATCGCTCTCTGCTTGTCCGTTTCACTGTTTTGATGACAGATGAAGGATCTTTTACTGCGGCAGATACAGAGTTCCGGGAGACATTACGCTGCGGTATAAACTCAATGAGATTCTTCAGGGgcaattttattttctttcataATCACTATCACCTTGTAAGCGTCGTACAAAGAAGGCTTGGAGAGTATACTTCGCACGCTTCACAATGACAAATGTCTGTAGTCCGATGCAAATGTTGGACTGCTGGAAGCATTGCCGCGCTGAAAACGCACTTCTCAAGTGAAACACCGGCAGTCGCGCGAAAGGAGAGCCGCCGAGAAATTGGGTCGTTCGGCGGCCTACATTTAGTGACTTCAGAGGAAAGGTATGTCGTGGTTGTTGCGATAAGAGCTGAATTTTCTGTATCCACCCAACTATATTATGGGAAAATGTGCAATTCTGTCGCGACACCAGTAATCAAGGAAGAGTACTTACTAGGTTTATTAAAGATATCTGCGCACTGGCGTGAAGCGTTCAAGTCACGCTCTCGTTGGCCTCTCACGCTCCGACAAAAACGGATAAGGTAGGAAAGATCGCTGGACTTCGTCCATGATAGTTGTGAGCAGAACGGTAACAGCATGATGCTGCTCTCGGTGATGGGATTCTGCGACCGCTATAGAGTAATATGGTCGACTACGTTTCTTATCGAAATGCATTCTCTTTTGATAAACTGCAGGCGCTACATAAAATATGGCTCTCAATGACACGTGTTATAATGGTGAATCAGCAGAAGTTTGtaaaaattaccaaaaaatatcGCAAACAGGGCTTTATAGAAATGTGAAGGCATGAGTCTTGAGGGCGCATGGTTAAATCtccacgaatggacggacggagacTCCATTTAACGAAACACCTCAATAAACACCGTCGGCGACCGGCGAATGCATCCTTGCTGAGTTAACCCGGCTGTGGAAAAGAGTTTACAGTATGCCTGCTTTGAACACTGTTACCAGATAACTAGCATCTGGATTTTCGATGCGAGGTGCTCAACAGAGTTTCTTCCATCGTTGTGCAGGAATCATACCAGACAATGAGTCCGAGCTCGTGGTTCGGCCCAGCGGCGGGCTCCCCCGAACGGCAGCCTTCATCCACGTACCGGGGTCTGTACGCACTGACTGTCCGCTGGCAACCCCCTGCACCCCGAGGGGAAGCGCCCAGGCACCGAAAAGACAGTTCTTCCCTTCCGAAAGGTGAGCACAAGTGCGCGTTTGTACGCCGCTGCTGCTACCAGTTTTGACACTTTTTGGTGCGGCCAGTGATGTATTGCGAGCTACATGCATTCTCCGTATTTTCAGAAGTAGTGCGGTCGCTACTATCACAGGCGTGTGCACGTTTCTacattcgagggggggggggagggaagacAATGGTTATTGCAGCGCCTCCCCTTGCATTCTCCATGCTTGTCgagagctaaaaaaaaaaaaacccttcgcAAGTGATGAACATAAAGTGATAACGCGTTTCTCAAAACCGCCTGCTCTTGGTTCCCGGGTCTAAGGGGGTAAAGCTGCGCGGTAAATAGTTCTTGTAATCAAACAATCGTAATTTCGAAATTCTATCATCGTGGCGAGAATAGAGGTATAGCCAGCCTCCATTATCGTCAAAATCCTGCTTGGCCATAACTCTGCACCAATGAGAAACAATGACTTCGTTTATATTGGCAAACTGCACTCTCAGGACACTAATGTCATAAGTTTCACTAACAGAAGTTCaatattagcggagaaaatcaaggttctAGTTTCACTTTTTAAAATAATCGCGCCAGAATTTTCGCGCGTGACGTCACAGTTTTCAAaacgtatttttcgtattttctagCAACTggcttcgtatgctaggtctacgGCAGCCACAGCTGACAATCTGCTTTATTTTCGTCAATTGGAAAATGCGTAgtacccagtagacgccttcaaagtATGTTACGTCACAGTGTTTGGTGCAGTAATCTTAAGACACTTTTCTTTCGCTCGTTTTCTCGATTACCAAGCGTAGTTTTGTAGTAAAATTGTCCTTTACTAAAACGCGAAAAATCGTTTTACTCTTTAGTGTCGCTTAAAGCAATGGGACAGGCTTGGCACACCACTTATAGTGTGTTCCACTCCCGTGCGCTCGCATATGACTCCTGCTGCGCATGCGTGAAAACTGACATTACCATAGCGTGGTTGTTTGATGGAACTGCATCTGGCACATTGTGAATCACCAGGTGGTGCTTCCTTAGATATCTCGAAGCAATAAAGTTTCTCAAGATAGTTCTGTGTAGAGATACAAGATAGTATACATCGCCGCGAATAAATTGGTGCATAAAACTATGGCTTACCAAGCAACCTTACATTAAAAATCGCCGCAGTGGAGCGTCCATTGAACGAGGCAGAGTCACGTGTAATCACCGGCGGTTCCTAAGCTGACGTATCACAATGCACATTCAAAATTGAACGCTTGCAGGGCATAATTACAATGAGGCATCTACACTTTTGCAGTTTGTGTAGACTAAGACAGAAAGTATTTTAAATTAAGGCCACTAGGTTGGCCATTGGCGATTATCAACTATATACGGCAAGCACGTCTAAAAACAAAACAGGACACGGAGTAGTAAGGACGTCACGTTGTTCAGCCATCGTACGGTACTATCTCTCGATTTTGGCGCTCTATAAGCGTCACAAAGCCGTTTGGCGGCCCCTATCGCCATTTGGAAGAAGCTTATGACATATTCGTGTTCGCGCTCTTTCGCTAAAGTCAACCTCGAGTCAGAAAAAAGGCGGCAGATGGCAATACGTGTACAATAGAACTGTGCTACATCAGATTACCACGATTATCAAAGTACGCGACCGACTGGTTAAACGCATAGTTTTAAAATGAAGCCCCTCGAGTAATGAAAATAGTAATAAGCGCGTGGTAAAGATTCTCCCCGCCCGGcatcataaaaaagaaaaaaaagttatctGTTATTTCAATGAGCTTGTTCAGGAAATTTTTCATTATTCGACAGTTAGATGGCTCCGTATGTTCCGGTATCATATGTATCTAACATAGCTCATAACTGTAACGAGACCCATCGATTAACCACTCTTATTTTTCAATATACATTTTCTAAATACTGTGACAACTGAAAGTGCAGGACCTGAAGTTCTTGGTAGAGAAACAAGAGTCTCCCATTCGTGCCGCTAATAGTCGTGATGTATCTGTCAATCAAAACTAATACGCAACACCAGTCAGTCACCGCAACTTACACCAATAAAACAGAAGTGCAATTTGCGAACACAGTTTGTGCTTCATAACTCTGGAGATAAAGTTACAACGTTTTGCTTCTCTCCGTAGATCCGCGTCAGTGGAGCCGGGAGGACGTGGCCGTGTGGCTCGTGCACGTCATGGATCAGCATCGGCTGCCCGCTGTCTCCACCGACCGATTCCTGATGAACGGAAAAGCGCTGTGCCTGATGACCATGGAGATGTTCGTGCAGCGGGTACCCCTCGGTGGCAAACTGCTCTACAAGGACTTCCAGCTCAGGCTCAGCAACGTGCTCTACAACTGAACCAGGAACACTTGGAAAACCAACGTTTGATGTTGCGCAAAAAACTTAGCAGCGGTGGCCCCAAGGCCTGTCGCAA from Rhipicephalus microplus isolate Deutch F79 unplaced genomic scaffold, USDA_Rmic scaffold_1064, whole genome shotgun sequence includes the following:
- the LOC142796064 gene encoding ets DNA-binding protein pokkuri-like; translation: MYDVQVHKPCAVPESYQTMSPSSWFGPAAGSPERQPSSTYRGLYALTVRWQPPAPRGEAPRHRKDSSSLPKDPRQWSREDVAVWLVHVMDQHRLPAVSTDRFLMNGKALCLMTMEMFVQRVPLGGKLLYKDFQLRLSNVLYN